In a single window of the Pocillopora verrucosa isolate sample1 chromosome 4, ASM3666991v2, whole genome shotgun sequence genome:
- the LOC131775969 gene encoding SURP and G-patch domain-containing protein 1, translating to MASMDDRQKQVEDKKQELLRRIAEKKKIDKDKPPPLPPSSDGNTPTASRVGPMFLNDGNFLARFQAMQQRSTSSPSTSTATITGPETRPTVSMKLTTVKKSTPVKPVSARPEVFEDPEEVEENVPPPEDKEMLDVIEVLAARVVRGGDQVERIAIQDNSNNPNYSFLFDVNSQGHKYYKNLVRCLRSAGQGASKGVDSEHSASTGMQKRKRKSRWDPNPPKSAGSSSSSNSDAAVAAALAVAAEIEHSIPMSNKEEEERQKQIKEQQEIQEMYMRILAQRTAGQASAAIKQDEDKPKYEYDSDEDIDGGTWEHKRRKKEMSKTIEKAKELTEKGKGKHHLGDFLPPEELKKFTAKVKAVKGESSLDSFDFSDYAEHKITESNIGYKMLQQAGWKEGMGLGSQGQGITAPVNRGRAPEDIGGLGEDKPGEINRDDDEFDLYRKRMMLAYRFRPNPLNNPRRPYY from the exons ATGGCGTCTATGGATGACCGTCAGAAACAAGTCGAAGATAAAAAGCAAGAACTTCTCCGTCGTATTgcggagaaaaagaaaatcgatAAAGACAAACCACCACCCCTTCCACCCTCTAGCGATGGGAATACACCAACGGCTTCTCGGGTGGGTCCAATGTTTCTGAACGATGGCAATTTCCTAGCTCGCTTTCAAGCCATGCAACAACGAAGTACATCCAGTCCTTCCACTTCAACCGCAACTATCACAGGCCCAGAAACTCGTCCAACTGTGAGCATGAAGCTAACAACAGTTAAAAAATCTACACCAGTTAAACCTGTTTCCGCCAGGCCCGAGGTATTCGAGGATCCGGAAGAAGTGGAAGAAAATG TTCCCCCACCAGAGGACAAGGAAATGCTCGATGTCATTGAAGTTCTGGCCGCCAGAGTTGTGCGAGGAGGCGATCAGGTGGAACGTATCGCTATACAGGACAACTCAAACAACCCAAATTATAG CTTTTTGTTTGATGTCAATAGTCAAGGTCACAAATACTACAAAAATCTTGTTAGATGTTTAAGAAGTGCAGGGCAAGGAGCCAGCAAAGGTGTAGACAGTGAGCACAGTGCAAGCACTGGAAtgcaaaagaggaaaaggaaaagcaggTGGGATCCAAATCCTCCAAAATCAGCTGGCTCATCATCATCTTCTAACAGTGATGCAGCAGTTGCTGCTGCTTTGGCTGTGGCAGCAGAAATTGAGCACAGCATACCAATGAGTAATAAGGAGGAAGAAGAACGTCAGAAACAGATTAAAGAACAGCAAGAG ATTCAAGAGATGTACATGAGAATATTAGCTCAACGCACAGCTGGTCAGGCCAGTGCAGCAATAAAGCAAGACGAAGACAAACCAAAGTATGAGTATGATTCAGATGAGGACATAGATGGTGGCACATGGGAacataaaagaagaaaaaaggaaatgagcaAAACAATAG aaaaagcaaaagaactCACCGAGAAAGGAAAGGGCAAACATCACCTTGGTGACTTCCTTCCTCCAGAAGAACTGAAAAAGTTTACAGCCAAAGTCAAAGCTGTGAAAGGGGAGTCGTCATTGGACAGCTTTGATTTCTCTGACTATGCTGAGCATAAGATAACAGAGAGCAACATTGGGTACAAAATGCTGCAACAAGCTGGATGGAAGGAAGGGATGGGACTTGGATCTCAAGGACAGGGGATCACAGCACCTGTGAATAG GGGTCGTGCACCAGAGGATATTGGAGGTCTGGGTGAAGACAAGCCTGGCGAAATAAACAGGGATGACGACGAGTTTGACTTGTATCGCAAGAGGATGATGTTAGCTTACAGATTTAGACCCAATCCCCTT aataaCCCTAGAAGACCCTACTATTAG